The genomic region CCTGATCGGGCAGCTGGCAACGGGATTGAGCCTCGGCTCGATCCTGTTGCTGGCTGCGCTGGGCTTGTCACTGACGTTCGGTCAGATGGGCGTCATCAACATGGCGCACGGCGAGTTCATCATGGCCGGCTGCTACACCGCCTACGTCGTGCAGCAGATCGTATCCAGTGCCGGTGCGTCTCTGCTGATCTCGTTGGTGCTCGGCTTCACGATCGGCGGTGTGATGGGCGCGCTGCTGGAGACGACGCTGATCCGACGCATGTACCACCGGCCGCTGGACACCCTGCTGGTGACGTTCGGCGTCGGCTTGGTGCTGCAGCAGGTCGCCCGCGACGTCTTCGGGGCACCCGCGGTCAACGTGGTGGCGCCGGCGTGGCTGTCCGGCGGCGTGGAGATCTTCGGCGCGGTGGTACCGAAGACCCGCATCTTCATCCTTTTGCTCGCCGTGGCTTGCGTCGTCGCACTGGCCGCCGCCTTGAAGATGAGCCCGATGGGCCGGCGGATCAGGGCCGTGGTCGCCAACCGCGACCTCGCCGAGACCAGCGGCATCTCTTCGCGCAGAACCGATGTGACGACGTTCTTCATCGGTTCCGGGTTGGCGGCAGTCGCCGGGGTGGCGTTGACGTTGATCGGTTCGACGAGCCCGACGATCGGCCAGAGCTATCTGATCGACGCGTTCCTCGTGGTGGTGGTCGGAGGTCTCGGGCAGATCAAGGGCACCGTCATCGCGGCGTTCGGGTTGGGCTTCTTGAACTCGTTCATCGAGTACAACACCACCGCGTCGCTGGCGAAGGTCATCGTCTTCGTGATCATCGTGATCTTCCTGCAGGCCCGGCCGCAAGGGCTGTTCACCGTTCGGACAAGGAGTCTCGCGTGACGACCTTCCTGGGTCGATGGCAGACGTGGGCCGGCTTCGGTGTCGCGGCGGTGCTGCTGTTCGGTGTCGCGCCGGTGGCGCTGTCGGACTTTCGGCTGAGCCTGCTGGGCAAGTTCCTGTGCTTCGCGATCGTCGCGGTCGGGATCGGGCTGGCCTGGGGCCGCGGCGGCATGCTGGTGCTGGGGCAGGGGGTGTTCTTCGGCCTCGGGGGCTACATGATGGGCATGCACCTCAAGATCGCCGACGCACAGATCTTCGGCAACGACGTGCCCGACTTCATGCAGATCGCCGGTGTCCGCGAACTGCCGGCCTACTGGCAACCGTTCGCCTCCCCCGCGTTCACGTTGCTGGCGATCGTCGTGGTGCCGACGGGTATCGCGGCCGCGCTCGGTCTGGGGGTGTTCAAACGCCGGGTGAAGGGTGCCTACTTCGCGATCCTGTCTCAGGCGTTGGCCGCGGCGATGGCGATTCTGCTGGTCGGCCAGACCAGCCTGGGAGGCAGCAACGGTCTCAACAGGTTCCGCACGTTCTTCGGGTTCACGCTCAACGACCCGGCCAACCGGCGGATGTTGTACTTCATCGCGGCGGGGGTCCTGCTCGTCGTCGTCGCCGTGGTCCGGCAACTGATGCAGAGCCGCTATGGCGAACTGCTGGTGGCCGTGCGCGACGGCGAGGAGCGGGTGCGATTCCTCGGCTACGACCCGGCCAACATCAAGGTTGTCGCATACACCGCGGCGGCGTTGTTCGCCAGCATCGCGGGCGCGCTGTTCGCGCCGATCGTCGGGTTCATCGCACCGTCGCAGGTCGGCATCCTTCCGTCTATCGCGTTTCTGATCGGCGTGGCGATCGGCGGGCGCACCACGCTGCTGGGTCCGGTGCTGGGCGCGATCGGCGTCGCGTGGGCGCAAACCCTGTTCTCCGAACGGTTCCCCTCGGAGTGGATCTACGCCCAGGGTCTGTTGTTCATCGTCGTCGTCGGCTTCTTCCCCGCCGGTCTGGCAGGGCTGGGGATGTTGCTGAAACGCCGCCGGGTCCGCAAGCCGAAGGACCCGGCGCCGCCGAAACCTGTGACCGCAGCCGATCCCGATGCGCAGAAGGTGGGCGCCGCCACATGACCACGGAAGTGCACCCGATGGAACCCGCGACGGGGGGCAACGTCGGCATGGGCACCGAGTACCTCGAAGTCCGAGGACTCACCGTCGATTTCGACGGCTTCAAGGCCGTCAGCGACGTCGACCTCACGCTGTTCCAGGGCGACCTGCGGTTCCTCATCGGGCCGAACGGGGCGGGCAAGACCACGGTCGTCGATGCGATCACCGGCTTGGTGCACGCGACCGGGTCGGTCAACAAATCTGGAGTGGAACTGCTCGGCAAGAAGGTGCACCAGATCGCGCGGTCGGGTGTGGGCCGGACCTTCCAGACCGCCAGCGTCTTCGAACAACTGACAGTCCTGCAGAACCTGGACATCGCCGCGGGCGCGGGCCGGTCGGTGTGGTCGCTGCTGCGCCGGCGCAGCAGTGTGCCGCCCGTCATCGAGGAGGCGCTCGAGACGATCGGGCTGGCCGGCCTGGCCGACAAGCCGGCGGGGGTTTTGGCACACGGCCAGAAGCAGTGGCTGGAGATCGGTATGCTGCTCGTCCAGAACGCCGACGTGCTGCTGCTGGACGAACCGGTCGCGGGCATGAGCCACGAAGAACGCGAGGAGACCGGAAACCTGTTGCGGCGCATCGGCGCTCAGCGCACGGTTGTCGTCGTCGAGCACGATATGGACTTCATGCGCGCCTTCGCCACCTCGGTGACCGTGCTCGCCCGCGGGCAGGTGATTGCCCAGGGATCGGTCGCCGACGTGCAGGCGAACCCGAAAGTGCAGGAGGTCTACCTCGGCACCGCCGCAGCGGGCACCGGCGGCGTGCCGGACGAACTCATCGAGGAGAACCCCTGATGCTCCAGCTTGTCGACGTGAGTTGCGGATACGGCAGGTCGGAGGTCATCCACGGCGTCAGCGTGGAGGTGCCGTCCGACGGGGTGGCGGCGGTGATGGGCCACAACGGCGCCGGCAAGACGACCCTGCTGCGCGCCGCGGTGGGGTTGCTCAAATGCAATACCGGCACGGTGCTCTTCGATGGCGACGACATCACCAGATTGCGTCCCAGCGCTCGGGTGGCACGGGGTCTGGCCTACGTCCCGCAGGGACAGCAGTCTTTCGGTCAGCTGACGACGATGGAGAACCTGCAGGTGGTCGCGGACGGCCGGAGGAACGGCAAGCAGCTGATCGACGAACAGCTCGACCTGTTTCCCGCGTTGAGCGAGTTGCTGACGCGGCGCGCGGGCCTGCTGTCGGGCGGGCAACGCCAACAGCTGGCGATCGCCCGCGCGCTGATCACCACACCGAAGTGCCTGATCCTCGACGAGCCCACCGAAGGCATCCAGCCGTCGGTGGTCGCCGAGATTGAGGCGGCGATCACCGCCCTGACCCGGCGTGGTGACTTCGGTGTGCTGCTGGTCGAGCAGCACATCGGCTTCGCGCTGGAGTCCTCGCAGCGCTATTACGTCCTGGAGTCCGGCCGCGTCACCTCCAGCGGCACCGGCGGCTCGGCATCGGAAGCCGATGTCCGCGCCGCCATGGCCATCTAGGGCCCCTTGCTCGCGAGGCCCCCCTTTGCGCGCGAGCGTGCGGGTCTGCTCCCGACACTCCGCGAATCTTCGACAGTTTGCGCACGCCCGCGACCGGCGAGGTGGCACGCTGCATGGCGTGGAATCTTCAGCCGAGCCCCGCGTTCTCGCCGACACGGGTGGTCTGGTGGTCACCGATGACGGGCGACGGGTCAACGTCTTCGACCGCCGCACCGGAGGCCTGGTTGTGATGACGTTCGTGCTGGGCGTGCTGACCCTGGTCGTCGGCGGATTCGGTCTGGTCGCACTCATCGGCGGCACGCCGTCGCGCGGCCTCGGCGCGATCTTCACTGCGGCGGCAGCGGTGTTGGCGGTTCTGCTCGCCGTCGCCGTGCGCAAGTTTCGCCGGCGTCGCCGCCAACCGCTGCACACATGCCGGTCCGTCGCGGTGCTCGACCGAAAGCTGAACCTGTTCAGTTACGGCGGGGGCGGGCTCGTCCAGCTGGATCAGGTGCAGTTCGCCCGCAGGTTCCAAATCGGTTCCAGCTCACCGAAGCTGGTGGCCGTCACCCCTGGCGATACGAAAGTTCTCAAGCGCGGCAACCCGTTCGACGGTGGAGTGGGCAAGGTCGACGAGCTGCTCAACGCCGTCGCCCAGGGCGTGCACTGACGCGTCACCTTTCCAAGTGAGTGCGATCAACGAGGTGGCACCGCCGCAGTCGACGCACGCTCGACGGGCCGCGAGCGTGCAGCCCTGTCGCAATTTCGCGGCGTGTCGCGCAGCAGACACGCACGCTCGGCCGAATGTGGTCAGCCGCGGTTGAGTCGGGCGAGTACCTCGGTGAGCACGTCGTCGACCGGGACGTCGGTCTGCTCGCCGGTCGCGAGGCTCTTCACCCCGATCGTGCCCGCCTCGATATCGCGGTCGCCTGCCACCAGCGCCAGCGCGGCGCCCGACCGGTCCGCGGCGCGCATCGCGCCCTTGACACCGCGGTCACCGTAAGCCAGGTCGACACGCACACCGGCGGCGCGCAACCGTGCGCCCAGCACCGACAGCTTCAGCTTGGCCTGCTCTCCCAGCGGCACCCCGAACACGTCGACGCGGGCCCTGCCGCCGACCTCTCTGCCCTCGGCCTTGAGCGCCAGCACGGTCCGGTCCACGCCGAGTCCGAAACCGATGCCCGACAGGTCTTTCCCGCCGAGCTGGCGCATCAGCCCGTCGTAGCGGCCACCACCGCCGATGCCGCTCTGCGCACCGAGTCCGTCGTGCACGAACTCGAACGTAGTCTTGGTGTAGTAGTCCAGACCGCGCACCATGCGCGGGTTGATGACGTAGGGCACGTCGAGGGCGTCCAGATGCGCCAGCACGCTGTCGAAATGCTGCTTGGCGACATCGGACAGGTGGTCGAGCATCACCGGCGCGTCAGCGGTCAGTTCCCGGATGGCGGGGCGTTTGTCGTCGAGCACCCGCAGCGGGTTGATCTCGGCGCGCCTGCGGGTCTCCTCGTCGAGGTCGAGCTTGAACAGGAATTGCTGCAACAGTTCCCGGTACTGCGACCGGCAGGTGTCATCGCCCAGAGACGTGATCTCCAACCGAAAGCCGTCGAGCCCCAGGGACCGGAACCCGGCGTCGGCGATCGCGATCACCTCGGCGTCCAGTGCGGGGTCGTCGACACCGATTGCCTCTACACCGACTTGCTGTAGCTGGCGGTAGCGGCCGGCCTGCGGACGTTCGTAACGGAAGAACGGTCCGGCGTAGCAGAGCTTCACCGGCAGCGGGCCGCGGTCGAGTCCGTGCTCGATGACGGCGCGCATCACGCCTGCGGTGCCCTCCGGCCGCAGCGTCACCGACCGGTCGCCGCGGTCGGCGAAGGTGTACATCTCCTTGGAGACGACGTCGGTGGACTCGCCAACGCCGCGGGCGAACAGCGCGGTGTCCTCGAAGATCGGCAGCTCGATGTCGCCGTACCCCGCCCTGCGGGCGGTGTCGAGCAGGCCGTCACGGACACCGACGAACTGCGCCGAGTCGGGCGGCAGGTAGTCCGGGACGCCCTTGGGCGCCTGAAACTCACTCACTTAGCTCAAGCCTTCGAGAAACGGATTGTGGCGGCGCTCGAATCCGATCGTGGACTTGGGGCCGTGCCCCGGTAGTACCACGGTGTCGTCGTCGAGCACCAACAGTTTGTTGACGATCGAGCCGAGCAGGTCGCGGCCGCTGCCACCCGGCAGGTCGGTGCGGCCCACGGACTGCCGGAACAGGGTATCGCCCGTGAAAGCCAACTCGTCGGGCCCCCGCACCACACGGAACACCACCGAACCCCGGGTGTGGCCGGGCGTGTGGTCGACGGTCACGGTGATGCCGCCCAGCTCGATCTTGTCCCCGTCGCGGTCCAGCTCGACGACCTGCCGAGGCTCGCGGAACATCGCCTTCAACGCGAACTGGGCCAGACCCGTCGCAAGTCCCGGCCCGAAGTCCTTGATCGGGTCGGTGAGCATGACGCGGTCCTCCGGATGGATGAAGGCCGGGCATCCGTACATGTCGGCCACCTTCTGCGCCGACGAGATGTGGTCGATGTGCCCATGGGTGAGCAGCACCGCCGAGGGGGTCAGGTGGTTCTCGTCGAGGATCCGGCGAAGCGGCGACATCGCCCGCTGCCCCGGGTCGACGACGATCGCGTCGGCGCCTGGGTGGGGAGCCAGCACGTAGCAGTTGCACGCCAACATGCCGGCCGGGAAGCCGGTGATGAACACGGCGTCCAGTCTCCCACCCCGCCTCGGCGTGGGGCGTAAGGCCACACTCAGCAACGCCTGGCACACTCGTTGCCGACCGATCCACATCAGCCAGGAGGACACCGGCGGTGCCGACCAACGAACAGCGGCGCGCGACAGCGAAGCGCAAACTCGAACGGCAACTGGAGCGACGTGCCGCCAAGGAACGCAGACGTCGCCTGTGGGCGATCATCGGCTCGGTGGCCGGCGCCGCCGTGGTGGTCGCCGCCGTCGCGACCGTCGTCGTCATGAACAAGGACTCCGACAGCCAGGACATGGCCGCCACCGACACGTCGACCACCTCCGCGGCGCCGTCAGCGCCCGGCGAGTTGCCCGCCTTCGCCGCGCCCGCCGGCCTCGGCGAGGACTGCCAGTACCCGGCGTCGGCCGAGAAGGCGAGCAAGGACGTCGAGCCGCCGCGCACGGGCAAGGTGCCGACCGATCCCGCGCAGGTCAGCGCCAGCATGGCGACCGACCGAGGCAACATCGGACTGCTCCTGGACAACGGCAAGGCGCCGTGCACGGTGAACAGCTTCGCCAGCCTCGCGCAGCAGGGCTTCTTCGACAACACCCCGTGCCACCGGCTGACCACCGCGGAGTCGCTGAAAGTGCTCCAATGCGGTGATCCGAGCGGCAAGGGCACCGGCGGACCGGGCTACTCGTTCGCCAACGAGTACCCGACCAACCAGTACCAGCCCGATGACCCGCAACGGCTGGAACCGGTGCGCTACCCGCGCGGCACCCTGGCCATGGCCAACGCCGGCCCCAATACGAATGGCAGCCAGTTCTTCCTGGTCTACGGGGACTCGATGTTGCCGCCGGGCTACACGGTCTTCGGCACGATCGACGAGACCGGCCTGGCGACGCTGGACAAGATCGCGTCGGCCGGGGTCGCCGGCGGCGGGCAGGACGGTGCTCCTGCGACGCCGGTCAACATCAAGTCGATCCTGCTGGACTGAGCAGGGTGACCACCCCGTCGCCGTACGGCGCCTACCCGCCCCCGGGTGCATATCCGCCACCGGGCCACGGCTACCCGCCGGGATTCGCAGGCTACGGCTATCCGCCGCCGCGGCCGACCAACACGATGGCCATTCTTGCGCTGGTGTGCGCGTTCCTGTTCGCGCCACTGGGCATCGTGTTCGGCCACATCTCGCTGTCGCAGATCAAGAAGACCGGTGAGGAGGGCCGCGGACTGGCGATCGCGGGGCTGATCGTCGGCTACCTGGTGACGGCGCTCACTGTCGTGATCATCGTGGTCAGCATCGTGTTGGTGACTACGCTCGCGCGGGATCTGGAGAGGTTCGACGCGATGACGCCCGAGCCGGGCGTCACGGCGACCCCGAACCCCGCTCTCGCCGAACTGCCCGACTTCGAGCCGCCGCCCACTCTCGGCTCGAACTGCCAGTACCCGTCCACCTCCGAACCGCCGAGCAAGCCCGCTACGCCGCCGCGCACGGGGCGGGTACCGACCGACCCCGAGACCGTCGGCGCCGGCATCAAAACCAACCAGGGCAACATCGGCGTCCAACTCGACAACGCCAAAGCGCCGTGCACGGTCAACAATTTCGCCAGCCTGGCGCAGCAGGGCTTCTTCGACGGCACGCCCTGTCACCGGCTCACCACCGGCGACCTCGCGGTGCTGCAGTGCGGCGATCCGACCGGTTCGGGCACCGGCGGACCGGGCTACCGATTCCCCAACGAGTACCCGACTAATCAGTACCGGCTGAGCGATCCGGCGATGCGGACCCCCGTGCGCTACCCGCGCGGCACGCTGGCGATGGCGAACACCGGTCCGGGCACCAACGGCAGCCAGTTCTTCCTCGTCTACGAGGACTCGGAGTTGCCGCCGACCTACACGGTGTTCGGCACGATCGACCGGACCGGATTGGCCACTCTGGACAAGATCGCGGCCGAGGGGGTGGCCGACGGCAGCGAGGACGGCAAACCGGCGGCCGATGTTCGGATCGAATCGGTGCGGCTCGACTGAGGACACCCGCTATTCAGTGGGTGCTGTCTCGATGTAGAACTCGACGTCGTCGCCTTCGACCTTGGTGACGCGCATGTTCGCGGTGTACTCGACGCCCTCGGGCCCGGTGAACGTGCACTCGAACGTGGTGCCTGCCTCGGCTTTCACCCCGTCCGGGCACTTGACGTCGGTGGGCGTGAAACCCGTCTGCTCGGCGACCAGGTCGCTGACCGACTTCGCCGCGCCTTCGGCCGTGATGGTGGAACCGCAGCCGGCGACGACCATCGCGACCGAGGCGGCAAGAACAGCCGACGGGGCACGCATTGTCGAAGTATCGCAGATACGGCAAAAATTGACGCGGCCAAATTTCATCTCGGCGACCGCCTCGCGCGCCGACGCCCGGCCTCAGGCGGCGGAGGTGACCCGGTACACGTCGTAGACGCCCTCCACATTGCGCACCACGTTGAGCACGTGGCCCAGGTGCTTGGGATCGCCCATCTCGAAGGTGAACCGGCTGATCGCCACGCGGTCGTTGGACGTGGTCACCGACGCCGACAGGATGTTCACCTTCTCGTCGGCAAGCACCCTGGTGACGTCCGACAGCAGCCGATGCCGATCGAGGGCCTCCACCTGGATAGCCACCAGGAACACCGACGACGGCGACGGCGCCCAGGCCACCTCGATGATGCGTTCCGACTGTTGCTGCAACGACGCGGCGTTCGTGCAGTCGGTGCGGTGCACGCTGACACCGCCGCCGCGGGTGACGAATCCCATGATGTTGTCGCCGGGGACCGGGGTGCAGCACTTGGCCAGCTTCGTCAGCACGCCTGGTGCGCCGGGCACCGACACCCCGACATCGTCGCTGGTGCGCTGGCGGACCGACATGGTCGCGGGCGTGGAACGCTCGGCGAGTTCGTCGGCGGCCTCCTCATCGCCGCCGACTTGGGTCACCAGTCGCTGCACCACGTGGCGCGCAGAGACGTGGCCCTCCCCCACCGCGGTATAGAGCGCCGACACGTCGACATAGCGCAGGTCGCGCGCGAGCGTGCCCATCGACTCGGCGTTCATCAAGCGCTGCAACGGGAGTCCGCCGCGACGGACCTCGCGGGCGATGGCGTCCTTGCCCGCCTCGAGGGCCTCCTCGCGGCGTTCCTTGGCGAACCACTGACGGATCTTGGCCTTGGCGCGCGGAGACACCACGAAGCCCTGCCAGTCCCGCGACGGGCCGGCGTTGAGCGCCTTGGAGGTGAAAACCTCGACCACTTCGCCGTTCTCGAGCTTGCGCTCCAACGCGACCAGTCGACCGTTCACGCGGGCGCCGATGCAGCGGTGCCCCACCTCGGTGTGGACCGCGTACGCGAAGTCGACCGGTGTGGACCCGTTGGGCAGGGTGATGACATCGCCCTTCGGCGTGAACACGAAGATCTCCTGCACCGCGAGGTCGTAACGCAGCGACTCGAGGAACTCGCCCGGATCGGCGGCCTCCCGCTGCCAGTCGAGTAGCTGGCGCATCCACGCCATGTCGTCGATCTCGGCGGCCGTGTGCTGGTGCGGAACTCCGTTGCGGCCCTTCGCCTCCTTGTAGCGCCAATGTGCGGCGATGCCGTACTCGGCGGTGCGGTGCATATCGCGGGTGCGGATCTGCACCTCCAGCGGCTTGCCTTCCGGCCCCACCACCGTGGTGTGCAGCGACTGGTAGACGCCGTAGCGTGGCTGGGCGATGTAGTCCTTGAACCGGCCTGCCATCGGTCGCCACAACGAGTGGACCACACCGACGGCGGCGTAGCAGTCCCGGATCTCCTCGCACAGGATGCGCACGCCGACGAGGTCGTGGATGTCGTCGAAGTCACGGCCCTTGACGATCATCTTCTGGTAGATCGACCAGTAGTGCTTGGGCCTGCCCTCGACGACCGCGTTGATCTTGGCGGCGGTGAGCGTGGCCGTGATCTCGGCGCGCACCTTGGCCAGGTAGGTGTCGCGCGACGGCGCGCGGTCGGCGACCAGGCGCACGATCTCGTCGTACTTCTTGGGGTGCAGGATCGCGAAGGACAGATCCTCCAGCTCCCACTTGACGGTGGCCATGCCGAGCCGATGGGCAAGCGGCGCAATGACTTCCAGCGTCTCACGAGCCTTGCGGGCCTGCTTCTCGGGCGCGAGGAACCGGATGGTGCGCATGTTGTGCAACCGGTCGGCGACCTTGATCACCAACACTCGCGGGTCACGGGCCATCGCGATGATCATCTTGCGGATGGTCTCGCCTTCGGCGGCGGTGCCCAGCGCGACCTTGTCGAGCTTGGTGACGCCGTCGACCAGATGACCGACCTCGGTGCCGAACTCCTCGGTCAACGCCTCCAGCGTGTAGCCGGTGTCCTCGACGGTGTCGTGCAGCAGCGCCGCGATCAGCGTGGTGGTGTCCATGCCGAGTTCGGCCAGGATGTTGGCAACCGCCAACGGGTGCGTGATGTAAGGGTCGCCGGAGCGGCGCAACTGGTCGGCGTGACGCTCCTCGGCCACCTCGTAGGCACGCTGCAGCAACTGCAGGTTGGCCTTCGGGTAGAACTCCCGGTGGACGGCGACCAGCGGTTCCAGGACGGGGTTGATGGCGCTGCGCTGTGAAGTCATGCGGCGGGCCAACCGCGCGCGCACCCGTCGCGATGCGCTCGCCGAAGCCTTCGGGGTCTCCAGCGGCTGGGTCTCCGGTGACTGCGCAGCGGTGGGCGGCGACTGCACGGCCTGGCCCGTGCCGGGTTCGTCAGCCATGGTCACCTCCACTCCTGCCTGTCGGCCCAGCGCTCACCGGCCTGCGGTCCGAACCGGTGGCCGATTCTTCGAGGATATCGTTCAGACCCGGTGCAGTGAGGTGACCGGCAGCGGTTCGAGCACAGCGCGCCCGCCCAGCGCCGTGAG from Mycobacterium sp. IDR2000157661 harbors:
- the urtB gene encoding urea ABC transporter permease subunit UrtB encodes the protein MDVLIGQLATGLSLGSILLLAALGLSLTFGQMGVINMAHGEFIMAGCYTAYVVQQIVSSAGASLLISLVLGFTIGGVMGALLETTLIRRMYHRPLDTLLVTFGVGLVLQQVARDVFGAPAVNVVAPAWLSGGVEIFGAVVPKTRIFILLLAVACVVALAAALKMSPMGRRIRAVVANRDLAETSGISSRRTDVTTFFIGSGLAAVAGVALTLIGSTSPTIGQSYLIDAFLVVVVGGLGQIKGTVIAAFGLGFLNSFIEYNTTASLAKVIVFVIIVIFLQARPQGLFTVRTRSLA
- the urtC gene encoding urea ABC transporter permease subunit UrtC, which gives rise to MTTFLGRWQTWAGFGVAAVLLFGVAPVALSDFRLSLLGKFLCFAIVAVGIGLAWGRGGMLVLGQGVFFGLGGYMMGMHLKIADAQIFGNDVPDFMQIAGVRELPAYWQPFASPAFTLLAIVVVPTGIAAALGLGVFKRRVKGAYFAILSQALAAAMAILLVGQTSLGGSNGLNRFRTFFGFTLNDPANRRMLYFIAAGVLLVVVAVVRQLMQSRYGELLVAVRDGEERVRFLGYDPANIKVVAYTAAALFASIAGALFAPIVGFIAPSQVGILPSIAFLIGVAIGGRTTLLGPVLGAIGVAWAQTLFSERFPSEWIYAQGLLFIVVVGFFPAGLAGLGMLLKRRRVRKPKDPAPPKPVTAADPDAQKVGAAT
- the urtD gene encoding urea ABC transporter ATP-binding protein UrtD, which produces MTTEVHPMEPATGGNVGMGTEYLEVRGLTVDFDGFKAVSDVDLTLFQGDLRFLIGPNGAGKTTVVDAITGLVHATGSVNKSGVELLGKKVHQIARSGVGRTFQTASVFEQLTVLQNLDIAAGAGRSVWSLLRRRSSVPPVIEEALETIGLAGLADKPAGVLAHGQKQWLEIGMLLVQNADVLLLDEPVAGMSHEEREETGNLLRRIGAQRTVVVVEHDMDFMRAFATSVTVLARGQVIAQGSVADVQANPKVQEVYLGTAAAGTGGVPDELIEENP
- the urtE gene encoding urea ABC transporter ATP-binding subunit UrtE: MLQLVDVSCGYGRSEVIHGVSVEVPSDGVAAVMGHNGAGKTTLLRAAVGLLKCNTGTVLFDGDDITRLRPSARVARGLAYVPQGQQSFGQLTTMENLQVVADGRRNGKQLIDEQLDLFPALSELLTRRAGLLSGGQRQQLAIARALITTPKCLILDEPTEGIQPSVVAEIEAAITALTRRGDFGVLLVEQHIGFALESSQRYYVLESGRVTSSGTGGSASEADVRAAMAI
- the hisS gene encoding histidine--tRNA ligase, translating into MSEFQAPKGVPDYLPPDSAQFVGVRDGLLDTARRAGYGDIELPIFEDTALFARGVGESTDVVSKEMYTFADRGDRSVTLRPEGTAGVMRAVIEHGLDRGPLPVKLCYAGPFFRYERPQAGRYRQLQQVGVEAIGVDDPALDAEVIAIADAGFRSLGLDGFRLEITSLGDDTCRSQYRELLQQFLFKLDLDEETRRRAEINPLRVLDDKRPAIRELTADAPVMLDHLSDVAKQHFDSVLAHLDALDVPYVINPRMVRGLDYYTKTTFEFVHDGLGAQSGIGGGGRYDGLMRQLGGKDLSGIGFGLGVDRTVLALKAEGREVGGRARVDVFGVPLGEQAKLKLSVLGARLRAAGVRVDLAYGDRGVKGAMRAADRSGAALALVAGDRDIEAGTIGVKSLATGEQTDVPVDDVLTEVLARLNRG
- a CDS encoding MBL fold metallo-hydrolase, producing the protein MFITGFPAGMLACNCYVLAPHPGADAIVVDPGQRAMSPLRRILDENHLTPSAVLLTHGHIDHISSAQKVADMYGCPAFIHPEDRVMLTDPIKDFGPGLATGLAQFALKAMFREPRQVVELDRDGDKIELGGITVTVDHTPGHTRGSVVFRVVRGPDELAFTGDTLFRQSVGRTDLPGGSGRDLLGSIVNKLLVLDDDTVVLPGHGPKSTIGFERRHNPFLEGLS
- a CDS encoding peptidylprolyl isomerase — its product is MPTNEQRRATAKRKLERQLERRAAKERRRRLWAIIGSVAGAAVVVAAVATVVVMNKDSDSQDMAATDTSTTSAAPSAPGELPAFAAPAGLGEDCQYPASAEKASKDVEPPRTGKVPTDPAQVSASMATDRGNIGLLLDNGKAPCTVNSFASLAQQGFFDNTPCHRLTTAESLKVLQCGDPSGKGTGGPGYSFANEYPTNQYQPDDPQRLEPVRYPRGTLAMANAGPNTNGSQFFLVYGDSMLPPGYTVFGTIDETGLATLDKIASAGVAGGGQDGAPATPVNIKSILLD
- a CDS encoding peptidylprolyl isomerase; the encoded protein is MTTPSPYGAYPPPGAYPPPGHGYPPGFAGYGYPPPRPTNTMAILALVCAFLFAPLGIVFGHISLSQIKKTGEEGRGLAIAGLIVGYLVTALTVVIIVVSIVLVTTLARDLERFDAMTPEPGVTATPNPALAELPDFEPPPTLGSNCQYPSTSEPPSKPATPPRTGRVPTDPETVGAGIKTNQGNIGVQLDNAKAPCTVNNFASLAQQGFFDGTPCHRLTTGDLAVLQCGDPTGSGTGGPGYRFPNEYPTNQYRLSDPAMRTPVRYPRGTLAMANTGPGTNGSQFFLVYEDSELPPTYTVFGTIDRTGLATLDKIAAEGVADGSEDGKPAADVRIESVRLD
- a CDS encoding DUF4333 domain-containing protein, with product MRAPSAVLAASVAMVVAGCGSTITAEGAAKSVSDLVAEQTGFTPTDVKCPDGVKAEAGTTFECTFTGPEGVEYTANMRVTKVEGDDVEFYIETAPTE
- a CDS encoding RelA/SpoT family protein; translation: MADEPGTGQAVQSPPTAAQSPETQPLETPKASASASRRVRARLARRMTSQRSAINPVLEPLVAVHREFYPKANLQLLQRAYEVAEERHADQLRRSGDPYITHPLAVANILAELGMDTTTLIAALLHDTVEDTGYTLEALTEEFGTEVGHLVDGVTKLDKVALGTAAEGETIRKMIIAMARDPRVLVIKVADRLHNMRTIRFLAPEKQARKARETLEVIAPLAHRLGMATVKWELEDLSFAILHPKKYDEIVRLVADRAPSRDTYLAKVRAEITATLTAAKINAVVEGRPKHYWSIYQKMIVKGRDFDDIHDLVGVRILCEEIRDCYAAVGVVHSLWRPMAGRFKDYIAQPRYGVYQSLHTTVVGPEGKPLEVQIRTRDMHRTAEYGIAAHWRYKEAKGRNGVPHQHTAAEIDDMAWMRQLLDWQREAADPGEFLESLRYDLAVQEIFVFTPKGDVITLPNGSTPVDFAYAVHTEVGHRCIGARVNGRLVALERKLENGEVVEVFTSKALNAGPSRDWQGFVVSPRAKAKIRQWFAKERREEALEAGKDAIAREVRRGGLPLQRLMNAESMGTLARDLRYVDVSALYTAVGEGHVSARHVVQRLVTQVGGDEEAADELAERSTPATMSVRQRTSDDVGVSVPGAPGVLTKLAKCCTPVPGDNIMGFVTRGGGVSVHRTDCTNAASLQQQSERIIEVAWAPSPSSVFLVAIQVEALDRHRLLSDVTRVLADEKVNILSASVTTSNDRVAISRFTFEMGDPKHLGHVLNVVRNVEGVYDVYRVTSAA